Proteins from a genomic interval of Paenibacillus sp. RC334:
- a CDS encoding glycoside hydrolase family 2 TIM barrel-domain containing protein, protein MIKTSFNADWLVGPKPSYFGEIDTDKKPHKLVTLPHDAMWEKERLKDGSPSIACYPEGEYEYKKSFFVPEEYRNKRVTIEFEGVYNQAMVYINGDFACQHPFGYSNFYVKADRFLKYGQENEIRVIANNYKDSRWYTGAGIYRNTKLIVGNLTHIALDGVKITTPEISDGRAVVKVATVIENEGLSTLTAQVLTEIIDADGTVVASDLAPVTTFAGEPATLRQSILVKSPKLWNVDEPNLYTCRTTIKADEEEVDQESTTFGIRSLTLDADQGLCINGKVVKLRGACIHHDNGVIGAATIDRADERRVEILKHAGFNALRSAHHPMSKALLDACDRLGMLVMDESFDMWSSTKTEYDYALSFPVWWEKDVQAMVDKDFNHPSVIMYSIGNEIPETGSSIGSMWGRKIAEKIHSLDPTRFTTNSVNFLLAVMKELPKMADAGHFNISEDSGINTTMNNLGDILSAIVNSELCTTQTAESFACVDIAGYNYAESRYLKDIEQFPNRIIVGSETFPKKIDVNWKFVKELSQIIGDFTWTGWDYLGEAGIGRVQYDVDSSSPSNQGMYPWITGWCGDIDILGNRRPVSYYREIVFGLRTAPYIAVQRPEHYSKKASLSNWSWSDSVSSWSWSGYESKPIKVEVYADAEEVELLVNGRSVGKAEAGEGQRFIAEFDTIYEAGEITAVAYVSGQETGRMTLHSASGAVMLTVEADRTEIAASDSDLAFVMISLKDEQGNLFNTMDRKVSVMIEGPGLIQGFGSANPATEENYFEKEHTTFDGKALAVVRPTDAGVITLTVTAEGCTPQSITINAQ, encoded by the coding sequence ATGATTAAAACATCTTTTAATGCTGATTGGCTGGTTGGCCCAAAACCTAGCTACTTTGGTGAGATCGATACGGATAAAAAGCCGCATAAGCTTGTTACATTGCCGCATGATGCGATGTGGGAGAAGGAGAGACTGAAAGACGGCAGCCCGAGTATCGCTTGTTATCCGGAAGGAGAATATGAGTACAAAAAGTCATTTTTTGTACCCGAGGAGTACCGGAACAAGCGGGTCACCATCGAGTTTGAAGGCGTATACAATCAAGCGATGGTATACATTAACGGAGATTTTGCATGTCAGCATCCCTTTGGATACAGCAATTTCTATGTAAAGGCTGACCGCTTCCTCAAATATGGCCAAGAAAATGAGATCCGTGTTATCGCTAATAATTACAAAGACTCCCGCTGGTACACAGGAGCTGGCATCTACCGGAATACCAAGCTGATCGTAGGGAATCTCACGCATATTGCCTTGGATGGTGTGAAGATTACCACGCCTGAGATATCTGATGGCCGAGCAGTCGTAAAAGTAGCGACAGTGATTGAAAATGAAGGCTTAAGCACTTTGACGGCGCAGGTGTTGACTGAGATTATCGATGCGGATGGAACGGTTGTTGCCTCTGATCTTGCTCCGGTCACGACCTTTGCGGGCGAGCCGGCAACGCTTCGTCAGTCTATTCTGGTAAAGTCCCCCAAACTTTGGAATGTAGACGAGCCAAATCTATATACGTGCAGAACGACGATTAAGGCCGACGAGGAAGAAGTGGACCAAGAGTCAACGACCTTCGGCATTCGTTCGCTAACATTGGATGCGGATCAAGGGTTATGTATAAACGGGAAGGTCGTCAAGCTGCGCGGTGCGTGTATCCATCACGATAATGGCGTGATTGGTGCTGCTACCATTGATCGAGCCGATGAGCGGCGAGTCGAGATTCTGAAACATGCAGGATTCAATGCGCTGCGCAGCGCGCATCATCCGATGAGCAAAGCGCTGCTCGACGCATGCGACCGTCTTGGCATGCTGGTTATGGACGAGAGCTTTGATATGTGGAGTTCTACCAAAACCGAATATGATTATGCGCTGAGCTTCCCCGTTTGGTGGGAAAAGGATGTACAAGCGATGGTGGATAAAGATTTTAACCACCCAAGCGTAATTATGTATTCCATCGGTAACGAAATTCCGGAAACGGGCAGCTCCATCGGTTCAATGTGGGGACGCAAGATCGCGGAGAAGATTCACTCCCTTGATCCTACCCGCTTCACCACGAACTCGGTTAATTTCTTGCTGGCCGTTATGAAGGAATTGCCTAAAATGGCTGACGCTGGCCATTTTAACATCAGTGAAGACTCCGGCATCAATACAACGATGAACAATTTAGGTGACATCCTCTCGGCGATCGTTAATAGCGAATTATGCACGACGCAAACGGCAGAATCGTTCGCATGTGTGGATATTGCGGGCTACAATTATGCAGAATCACGATACCTTAAGGATATAGAACAGTTTCCTAACCGGATTATCGTCGGGAGCGAGACTTTTCCGAAAAAAATCGATGTTAACTGGAAATTCGTGAAAGAGCTTAGCCAGATCATTGGAGATTTTACCTGGACGGGATGGGACTATCTGGGGGAAGCGGGGATAGGAAGAGTCCAATATGATGTGGATAGCTCATCACCCTCAAATCAAGGCATGTATCCGTGGATTACAGGCTGGTGCGGCGACATTGATATTCTTGGCAACCGGAGACCCGTATCCTATTACCGTGAGATTGTATTCGGTCTTCGCACGGCTCCGTATATCGCTGTACAGCGGCCTGAACATTATTCTAAAAAAGCCTCTCTGTCGAATTGGAGCTGGAGCGATTCTGTCTCTAGCTGGTCATGGAGCGGATATGAGAGTAAGCCAATTAAAGTGGAAGTATATGCCGATGCAGAAGAAGTCGAGTTGCTGGTAAACGGGCGTTCGGTCGGAAAAGCTGAAGCAGGCGAAGGACAACGCTTTATAGCGGAATTCGACACCATCTATGAAGCGGGCGAAATTACGGCGGTGGCTTACGTTAGCGGACAAGAAACCGGCAGGATGACACTCCATTCGGCAAGCGGTGCCGTCATGCTCACAGTAGAAGCGGACCGAACAGAGATTGCCGCATCCGACAGTGACCTGGCTTTCGTAATGATTAGCCTGAAAGACGAGCAAGGTAATCTGTTTAACACCATGGACCGGAAGGTTTCTGTGATGATTGAGGGGCCTGGCTTGATTCAGGGCTTTGGCAGTGCCAACCCCGCAACCGAAGAGAATTACTTCGAGAAGGAGCATACCACCTTCGACGGCAAAGCATTGGCGGTTGTACGTCCAACCGACGCAGGCGTCATCACCTTGACAGTCACTGCTGAAGGCTGTACTCCGCAATCCATTACAATTAACGCACAATAG
- a CDS encoding SDR family oxidoreductase encodes MGSVAIITGGGSGIGRAASLQLSKAGFNVVVVDFNAETGEETLHLVREQGGEGLFVQADVSKNEDVEWYVKATIDEYGRIDAFFNNAGVLQQFNLLENIELSEFERVINVNVRGVFLGLKHVLKVMGKQGYGSVINTASTAGIRSEHSMAVYSASKHAVIGLTKSAAIEYVRKGVRVNAICPGGVDTALTQTVPAMMQDSGYMPEEFPSMRMGRFSDPAEVAEMVVFLASGKSSYMTGSVVVVDGGLTL; translated from the coding sequence ATTGGTTCCGTCGCCATCATCACTGGGGGAGGCAGTGGCATTGGTCGTGCTGCCTCGCTTCAGCTCTCCAAGGCTGGATTCAACGTTGTTGTCGTCGACTTCAATGCGGAGACGGGTGAAGAAACGTTACACCTTGTTCGTGAACAAGGCGGTGAGGGTCTTTTCGTGCAAGCCGACGTCTCAAAAAACGAAGATGTCGAATGGTACGTGAAGGCAACCATCGACGAATACGGACGAATCGACGCTTTCTTTAATAACGCAGGAGTTCTGCAACAATTCAATTTGCTGGAGAACATCGAACTGTCTGAGTTCGAGCGAGTCATCAACGTCAACGTCCGTGGCGTCTTCCTTGGCTTGAAGCATGTGCTGAAGGTTATGGGCAAGCAGGGTTATGGCTCGGTCATCAATACTGCTTCGACCGCGGGTATTCGCTCCGAACATAGTATGGCCGTCTATTCCGCAAGCAAGCATGCTGTGATTGGCTTGACGAAATCTGCAGCGATAGAATACGTAAGAAAAGGCGTTCGGGTCAACGCTATTTGCCCTGGCGGTGTCGATACGGCGCTGACGCAGACAGTCCCAGCCATGATGCAAGACAGTGGCTATATGCCGGAGGAGTTCCCTTCCATGAGGATGGGACGATTCTCCGACCCGGCCGAAGTTGCCGAGATGGTCGTGTTTCTAGCCTCAGGCAAGTCCAGTTATATGACCGGCTCGGTCGTCGTGGTTGACGGTGGACTGACGTTGTAA
- a CDS encoding glycoside-pentoside-hexuronide (GPH):cation symporter: MERELTTKELIGDSAGSIALSIMTALLGLMTFYYTDIVGVSAGVVGTALLFTKLLDAGADIGMGVLLDRTRSKHGQARPWLLRMIIPIFVSILLLFSVPDLSPGAKITYAVITNIIFYIFVFTPTSIPYQSLMALTTRSQQDRTLMGILRASSNYFTGAIIVMAFIPAVNALGGGKKEWTLLTAILGLIASLGIYLTFRYSKERYNTQQLKDVGEIKKNYTMRKGLKLLFTNKYWLIIFFIALISNINFAVSASAGMYYAKYIWGNLNLVGIMGALSFIPMVLVFLVSGPVIKRWGQRNTAIFGLAVGILGSLIRFIDLNSIPIGLAGSVLQGFGVIPLMIVLGPLMTSTIEYGEWKHGQRIIGLTNSVNSFGGKIGTALGTALIGWLLAFGHYQEGALIQTDTAKSMIIVMNIYLPLFTYICMAILLFFYSLEKQYVGILDDLKKRREEVPE, encoded by the coding sequence ATGGAACGGGAACTTACTACTAAAGAATTAATCGGTGATTCGGCAGGTTCAATTGCATTGAGTATCATGACAGCCCTATTAGGTCTGATGACATTCTACTACACCGACATTGTTGGAGTTTCGGCTGGTGTTGTAGGTACAGCCTTGTTATTTACCAAGCTTCTAGACGCTGGCGCAGATATTGGAATGGGGGTACTTCTAGACCGAACTCGTTCTAAGCACGGTCAAGCCCGCCCTTGGCTGCTAAGAATGATCATCCCGATATTTGTATCCATTTTGCTGCTGTTCAGCGTTCCCGATCTAAGCCCAGGGGCAAAAATAACTTACGCTGTTATAACTAACATCATATTTTATATTTTTGTGTTTACTCCTACATCGATTCCTTATCAGAGCCTAATGGCTTTAACGACAAGAAGCCAGCAGGATCGAACCTTAATGGGGATATTACGAGCCTCTTCTAATTATTTCACAGGAGCAATCATCGTCATGGCTTTCATTCCGGCTGTCAATGCTCTTGGAGGAGGCAAGAAAGAATGGACGCTTTTAACAGCAATCCTGGGGTTGATCGCTTCTCTTGGAATCTATTTGACCTTCCGTTATTCCAAAGAAAGATATAATACCCAACAATTGAAAGATGTCGGTGAGATAAAGAAAAACTATACAATGAGAAAAGGTCTTAAACTGCTTTTTACGAACAAATATTGGCTTATTATATTTTTTATCGCACTAATCTCGAATATTAATTTTGCTGTATCCGCTTCAGCCGGGATGTATTACGCCAAGTATATCTGGGGCAATCTTAATTTGGTAGGAATCATGGGAGCGCTCTCTTTTATCCCGATGGTACTCGTTTTTCTTGTCTCTGGACCTGTCATCAAGCGATGGGGCCAGCGAAATACTGCCATCTTCGGATTGGCAGTTGGGATCCTGGGCTCTCTAATTCGATTCATTGATCTTAACAGCATCCCGATTGGCCTGGCTGGATCCGTACTGCAAGGGTTCGGTGTGATTCCTCTGATGATTGTGCTAGGACCGCTTATGACGAGTACGATTGAATACGGCGAATGGAAGCATGGGCAACGGATTATTGGGTTGACGAATAGTGTGAACTCCTTCGGTGGTAAAATCGGTACGGCGCTTGGAACGGCACTCATTGGCTGGTTGCTTGCTTTCGGGCATTATCAGGAGGGTGCATTAATACAGACAGATACTGCAAAATCGATGATCATCGTTATGAATATTTATTTGCCATTATTCACTTATATTTGCATGGCTATTTTGTTATTTTTCTACTCACTAGAGAAGCAGTACGTTGGCATTCTGGATGACCTAAAGAAAAGACGGGAAGAAGTTCCCGAATAA
- a CDS encoding MarR family transcriptional regulator, with translation MDTEDRTKQLLYEQYIRFLHAYESYKDTEIEHFLSIAQREAIEKIPRHLTAVHVIDCIGRHEPINSTGIAEAMNLSKASITKIGNKLLEEGFVKRTQMNDNKKESYFRLSPQGKKIFELHERLHVLEAERFYRFLDKYSDGELKVIHKFLQDSNMDIESR, from the coding sequence ATGGACACAGAAGATCGAACCAAACAACTGCTATATGAGCAGTATATTCGGTTTTTACATGCGTATGAGAGTTATAAGGATACGGAAATCGAACATTTTCTCAGTATCGCCCAAAGGGAAGCCATTGAGAAAATTCCCCGGCATTTGACTGCGGTTCATGTGATTGATTGCATCGGCCGGCATGAGCCTATTAACAGCACGGGGATTGCCGAAGCGATGAATTTGTCCAAGGCGAGTATTACCAAGATCGGCAACAAACTGCTGGAGGAAGGATTCGTCAAGCGCACACAAATGAATGACAACAAGAAAGAGAGTTATTTTCGATTGTCGCCACAAGGAAAAAAAATCTTCGAATTGCATGAACGTCTGCATGTGCTTGAAGCTGAACGTTTCTATCGTTTTTTGGACAAATATTCGGATGGGGAATTGAAGGTAATCCATAAATTTCTTCAGGATAGCAATATGGACATCGAATCCAGATAA
- a CDS encoding nitroreductase: MSLAELIRERRSIRKRNSTPVEQELVVELLSSASRLQPSVDAASWRVVYAGTPKARKRLVDCMLEQMSQSKLGKLIPRKLLDVLKKSFTDIPAHVIVISTAGPDRLTNDRNYAAVCGMMQSFQLLGWERGLGMLWYTESMIQHERFFKGIGLREDERFVGIFHLGYYDKAPRSRKRTPAEQKWTVFQGQATQGRV, encoded by the coding sequence TTGAGTCTGGCTGAATTGATCAGGGAACGCAGAAGTATCCGTAAACGTAATTCCACGCCGGTGGAACAAGAGCTGGTGGTTGAATTGTTAAGCAGTGCATCCCGGCTGCAACCGTCCGTAGACGCTGCATCCTGGCGCGTTGTATATGCCGGGACTCCTAAAGCACGCAAACGGCTGGTCGATTGTATGCTTGAACAGATGTCGCAGAGTAAGCTGGGCAAGTTGATTCCGAGAAAACTACTGGATGTTTTAAAAAAGAGTTTCACCGATATCCCCGCCCATGTCATTGTTATTTCCACTGCGGGCCCGGACCGTCTGACGAACGACCGCAATTATGCGGCTGTCTGCGGGATGATGCAGAGCTTCCAACTGCTGGGCTGGGAACGGGGATTAGGCATGCTGTGGTATACAGAGTCCATGATTCAGCATGAGAGATTTTTCAAAGGAATTGGCCTGCGTGAGGATGAAAGATTCGTAGGCATTTTCCATCTGGGGTACTACGACAAAGCACCAAGGAGCCGTAAAAGAACGCCAGCCGAGCAGAAGTGGACCGTATTTCAGGGACAGGCCACACAGGGGAGGGTGTAA
- a CDS encoding nitroreductase family protein codes for MKLSDLVGEMSSPIHFMDRPVPQQLILELLNHAVWAPNDGLREPWRFIFADNCKGGLMQGLQEPAPAYLLVAMKEETDRHKQEDDLAAVYCLIQNFRLLAHEQGLGVRCTLHDWMYDRSRAATFGIQVNERIAAVLELGYAAAHPQGKPEVPEPQLRFELL; via the coding sequence ATGAAATTATCCGATTTGGTCGGAGAAATGAGCAGTCCGATACATTTTATGGATCGTCCGGTACCGCAGCAGCTGATACTGGAGCTGCTTAATCATGCTGTATGGGCACCGAACGATGGGCTCCGCGAGCCGTGGCGGTTTATTTTTGCCGATAACTGCAAAGGGGGGCTCATGCAGGGGTTACAGGAACCGGCTCCGGCGTATCTGCTGGTAGCGATGAAGGAAGAGACGGACCGCCATAAGCAGGAGGATGACCTTGCCGCCGTCTACTGCCTGATCCAAAACTTTCGTCTGCTGGCCCATGAGCAAGGCCTGGGTGTGCGCTGTACGCTGCATGACTGGATGTATGACCGGAGCCGTGCAGCTACTTTTGGGATACAGGTCAACGAGCGTATCGCTGCGGTACTGGAATTGGGGTACGCCGCGGCTCACCCGCAAGGGAAACCTGAGGTTCCTGAGCCCCAGCTGCGGTTCGAGCTGCTGTAG
- a CDS encoding IS630 family transposase, translating to MKSEEIEQLNRAMKETSDKRLYERYLAVRLRLEGHSFLEIGDLLGRIRQTISIYWRSYQEQGLAGLEMSHSPGQPPKLTEEQRHQLAAMLEQQQPADVGFEALYIWTLPFVAKWIKREFGVTMSVRGKQRQVPTYGKHEGAKLFGAIHYETGQVHHREEEKADVEAFIRFLQDLLSAYPIGKMAMILDNSRIHHATGLQPFLKEHPRLQLVFLPPYSPNLNPVEGLWLWLKSDVVNYVFFEKFYKIKLHVSQFMKRINKQPMETIDRLLIRC from the coding sequence ATGAAGAGTGAAGAAATCGAGCAATTGAATAGAGCCATGAAAGAAACATCCGATAAACGGCTTTACGAAAGGTACTTGGCCGTACGTCTTCGTCTGGAAGGACACTCGTTTTTGGAGATCGGCGATTTGCTTGGTCGCATTCGTCAAACCATCAGTATCTACTGGAGGAGCTACCAAGAGCAGGGTCTTGCCGGGCTGGAAATGAGTCACTCCCCCGGACAGCCGCCTAAACTTACGGAAGAGCAGCGTCATCAATTAGCTGCTATGCTGGAGCAGCAACAGCCAGCGGATGTGGGCTTTGAAGCTCTCTATATCTGGACACTGCCGTTCGTAGCGAAGTGGATCAAGCGAGAGTTTGGCGTCACTATGAGTGTGCGTGGAAAGCAACGCCAAGTGCCAACGTACGGCAAACATGAAGGCGCCAAGTTGTTTGGAGCGATCCACTACGAAACCGGACAGGTGCATCACCGTGAAGAAGAAAAGGCTGATGTGGAGGCCTTTATTCGCTTCCTCCAAGATCTTCTGTCGGCGTACCCTATCGGGAAGATGGCTATGATTCTGGACAACAGCCGGATTCATCATGCCACGGGGTTGCAGCCTTTTTTAAAGGAGCATCCGCGTTTGCAACTCGTCTTTCTGCCACCTTACAGTCCAAACCTGAATCCGGTCGAAGGATTATGGTTGTGGCTCAAATCCGATGTGGTCAACTACGTCTTTTTTGAGAAGTTTTATAAGATTAAGCTTCACGTCAGCCAGTTTATGAAGCGAATCAATAAGCAACCGATGGAAACAATTGATCGCCTGTTGATTAGGTGTTAA
- a CDS encoding peptidylprolyl isomerase produces the protein MIRKTIRPWYVLCLLATMLVLVAGCGTKATDVEAASRTSNTTPAATKDKSKPVSHPVVTIVMNDGKKIKLELYPEVAPNTVNNFISLVQKGAYNGTIFHRVIPGFMIQGGDPQGNGTGGPGYSIKGEFKSNGVNNTLKHTRGVLSMARSADLDSAGSQFFIMVADADYLDGQYAAFGKVTSGLDVVDAIVNSKRDGNDKPIKPATMKKVTVDTLGKKYPAPVKVK, from the coding sequence ATGATCCGAAAAACGATACGTCCCTGGTATGTGCTGTGCCTGCTGGCTACCATGCTCGTGCTGGTTGCTGGATGCGGCACAAAAGCGACAGATGTTGAAGCCGCAAGCCGGACAAGCAACACAACCCCTGCCGCGACTAAAGACAAAAGCAAACCTGTTTCCCATCCTGTCGTCACGATTGTCATGAACGACGGTAAAAAGATTAAACTTGAGCTGTACCCGGAAGTAGCACCGAACACAGTTAACAATTTCATTTCCCTGGTGCAAAAGGGCGCTTACAACGGTACGATCTTCCATCGTGTCATCCCCGGCTTCATGATTCAGGGCGGTGACCCGCAGGGTAACGGTACAGGCGGCCCCGGCTACAGCATCAAAGGCGAGTTCAAGAGCAACGGTGTCAACAATACGCTCAAGCACACGCGCGGCGTACTATCCATGGCCCGCTCAGCAGATCTGGATTCAGCCGGATCGCAATTTTTCATCATGGTTGCCGATGCAGATTACCTTGACGGTCAATACGCTGCTTTCGGCAAAGTAACGTCTGGATTAGACGTGGTAGATGCCATCGTGAACTCCAAGCGTGACGGCAATGATAAACCCATCAAACCAGCTACGATGAAAAAAGTAACCGTGGACACGCTGGGTAAGAAATATCCGGCTCCAGTCAAAGTGAAGTAA
- a CDS encoding YqkE family protein — MAKKRNSSSTAPAAQDKPATLKDLLSQDVLNKLKAQANEAQAEQDKRKEDERQRALEAKKAEQKKLDNNFEHLLNNSNLDWHKYK, encoded by the coding sequence ATGGCTAAAAAAAGAAATTCGTCTTCCACCGCTCCTGCGGCTCAGGACAAACCTGCAACGTTAAAGGATCTGTTGAGCCAGGACGTGCTGAATAAGCTCAAGGCCCAGGCCAATGAAGCCCAGGCAGAGCAGGATAAACGTAAGGAAGACGAACGGCAGCGTGCCCTCGAAGCAAAAAAAGCAGAACAGAAGAAGCTGGACAACAACTTCGAGCATCTGCTGAATAACAGCAATCTGGACTGGCACAAATATAAATAA
- a CDS encoding MFS transporter: MHLYWKRNLVVLWIGVFFCSMAYSVSIPFLPIFLNTEMGVTDHLELWAGIAFGVTFLASALIAPFWGSLADKYGRKPMLIRSGFSLAVLYLICAFVTDPYVFVGVRLFQGLLSGFIPAAIALVGTGSPEDKTGYALGIMATSGATGSIIGPLIGGVVSHYYGNRNAFLFSAGLVLVSALIATFAAREDNFKGTSTRSHVRDDIKEAIANRPLYFLLILAGLSTFSVMILEPLITVYVLEMGIDRSRASLSSGIVFSAVGIAAVLMAPRWGRMGGRIGFAQVLLIGLIGSGIGNILQFFVSNFIGFGALRFGYGLFYASVIPAINAMTVEVTKPEFRGRAFSLNQSATQLAMMAGPLIGGLLGSWMPIRWIFVLNGGMLLVAALLLWAKGREIFHASAKNNATDRDVHPAG; the protein is encoded by the coding sequence ATGCATCTTTATTGGAAGCGAAACCTGGTCGTTTTGTGGATCGGTGTATTTTTTTGCAGCATGGCCTATTCCGTTTCCATTCCGTTTTTACCTATTTTTCTGAATACGGAAATGGGTGTGACCGATCATTTGGAGCTGTGGGCGGGGATCGCCTTTGGGGTTACCTTTTTAGCCAGTGCTCTGATTGCTCCGTTTTGGGGTTCGCTCGCAGATAAGTACGGACGGAAGCCGATGCTGATTCGTTCAGGCTTTAGTCTGGCGGTATTGTATTTGATATGTGCCTTTGTGACTGATCCGTATGTGTTCGTAGGGGTACGGCTGTTTCAGGGCCTGCTCTCCGGGTTTATTCCTGCTGCCATCGCATTGGTCGGAACGGGTTCGCCTGAGGATAAAACGGGTTATGCACTCGGCATTATGGCAACCTCCGGGGCGACGGGCAGTATCATAGGTCCGTTGATTGGCGGAGTGGTAAGTCATTATTACGGCAACCGGAATGCCTTTCTGTTCTCTGCGGGGCTTGTGCTGGTCTCTGCGCTAATTGCGACCTTTGCCGCTAGAGAGGATAACTTCAAGGGAACCAGTACCCGTTCGCATGTCCGTGACGATATCAAGGAGGCCATTGCTAATCGGCCGTTGTACTTCTTGCTCATACTGGCAGGATTAAGTACCTTTTCCGTCATGATCTTGGAGCCGCTGATTACGGTGTATGTTCTGGAAATGGGAATTGACCGTAGTCGAGCGTCTTTAAGCTCCGGAATTGTATTCTCAGCTGTAGGTATTGCGGCTGTGCTGATGGCCCCCCGCTGGGGACGGATGGGTGGCAGGATTGGATTTGCACAAGTGCTGCTGATCGGGCTGATTGGTTCAGGTATAGGGAATATCCTGCAATTTTTTGTATCGAATTTTATCGGCTTTGGTGCGCTTCGGTTCGGTTATGGATTGTTTTATGCGTCTGTCATTCCGGCTATCAATGCGATGACTGTGGAGGTTACCAAACCGGAGTTTCGTGGACGAGCCTTTAGCTTGAATCAGTCAGCGACACAACTGGCGATGATGGCGGGGCCGCTCATTGGCGGCTTGCTTGGTAGCTGGATGCCGATCCGCTGGATCTTTGTGTTGAACGGTGGAATGTTGCTGGTGGCGGCATTGCTGTTATGGGCGAAGGGAAGAGAGATTTTCCATGCCTCTGCCAAAAATAACGCAACGGATCGGGATGTTCATCCTGCCGGATAG
- a CDS encoding helix-turn-helix transcriptional regulator yields the protein MSNTTTILAEMMKYMNENGLNISDLARESKMNPGTVSSIVNGNRKFSVYQLDRITEVMGHPIGYYYERYIDEYLADSNPNWRRMSPFLYNCAKLNKLDCIQQVVDMLLDKLGYSDPLFELAEEFFKDGMNEAAAILYENVALTEKKQYSERLAICQYRLFVTRQGDDSEKNYEAAVQFETYVDRLDEIDQLDALRDLLNTYRSLRKWDKVNKFAKILGNLAEIQYKLELQQQKTQKENTKKPFYPLFVYWGVSYLLRAEVCDARKDYEQALLHINTYADVSWVKETDETTLKWKNRFKEWSEVNTYVNRLMSGDVSVLSDYVAYFSTKEDEVLPALDNIIEAANRYNMNVDDLLKRFEVQILSLLEQQNGVGVYNQQFISERFTHFSCELSIYYLRKGMFLNGFTFLLSCLEKSTVINNKAYIIKCMRLFESFRENASSEVKAVYRNLINEVDEDEE from the coding sequence TTGTCCAATACAACCACGATACTCGCAGAGATGATGAAGTACATGAATGAAAATGGTTTGAACATTAGCGATTTAGCCAGAGAATCCAAGATGAATCCCGGCACAGTGAGTAGTATCGTCAATGGAAACCGTAAGTTTTCAGTCTACCAGTTGGATCGAATAACAGAAGTGATGGGACACCCCATCGGCTATTATTACGAACGGTACATAGACGAATATTTGGCAGATTCCAACCCGAACTGGCGTAGAATGAGTCCTTTTTTGTATAATTGCGCAAAATTGAACAAGCTGGACTGTATTCAGCAAGTTGTGGATATGTTGTTGGATAAGTTGGGATATTCCGATCCCTTATTTGAACTTGCCGAGGAATTTTTCAAGGACGGTATGAATGAAGCGGCAGCTATACTTTATGAGAATGTGGCCCTAACTGAGAAAAAGCAGTATTCCGAACGTTTGGCTATTTGTCAGTACCGTTTATTTGTAACGAGGCAAGGGGATGACTCAGAGAAGAATTATGAGGCTGCTGTCCAGTTTGAGACTTACGTCGATCGTCTTGATGAAATTGACCAGCTAGATGCATTAAGAGATTTATTGAATACATATCGCTCATTGCGTAAGTGGGATAAAGTAAACAAATTCGCTAAAATTTTGGGGAATTTAGCTGAAATCCAATATAAGCTGGAACTCCAGCAGCAAAAAACACAGAAAGAAAATACAAAAAAGCCGTTTTACCCTCTATTTGTATACTGGGGAGTTTCATATTTACTTCGTGCAGAAGTTTGTGACGCAAGGAAAGACTATGAGCAGGCACTCCTACATATTAACACTTACGCTGATGTAAGTTGGGTAAAGGAAACGGATGAAACGACCCTGAAGTGGAAGAATCGGTTTAAGGAGTGGTCGGAGGTCAATACGTATGTAAACAGGCTTATGTCAGGCGATGTAAGCGTACTCTCTGATTATGTAGCTTATTTTTCTACAAAAGAAGACGAAGTTCTCCCCGCATTAGATAACATCATTGAGGCGGCTAATCGTTATAATATGAATGTAGATGATCTGCTCAAGCGATTTGAAGTGCAGATTCTATCTCTTCTAGAGCAACAAAATGGGGTGGGCGTGTACAATCAACAATTTATTTCAGAACGCTTTACTCATTTTTCATGTGAATTGTCCATCTACTATTTGCGTAAAGGTATGTTTTTGAATGGTTTTACATTTTTGTTAAGTTGTTTGGAAAAATCTACTGTGATTAATAATAAAGCATATATAATCAAATGTATGAGACTGTTTGAGTCTTTTAGAGAAAATGCATCCTCTGAGGTAAAGGCAGTTTATCGTAATTTGATTAACGAGGTGGACGAAGATGAAGAATAA
- a CDS encoding aspartyl-phosphate phosphatase Spo0E family protein — protein MVRDDILRQRLEKARQKLYALQAKHGFSHASVLRQSMILDKLINQYNRLFYVKEKKPTA, from the coding sequence ATGGTAAGGGACGACATTTTGCGTCAACGGTTGGAGAAAGCTCGACAAAAGCTTTATGCTTTGCAAGCAAAACATGGTTTCAGTCACGCCAGCGTGCTCAGACAATCTATGATTCTGGACAAGCTCATTAATCAATATAACCGCCTTTTTTATGTAAAAGAAAAAAAGCCGACTGCATAA